In Quercus robur chromosome 11, dhQueRobu3.1, whole genome shotgun sequence, the following proteins share a genomic window:
- the LOC126705282 gene encoding uncharacterized protein LOC126705282, which yields MVSELFRTRLQDGYVSYRWERRMQEFLSVPFSSCFLSILLLPKASDECASHYNDLEDTLARANAWINSSQASGVPIVFMNVQTESLLTKISGKTASSTVNAGSLSDLSNLANVSLYGFEDYHGVDIGVVRAVRLWYAPLGEEFAIEIKLREDDTKLGFAISRTEEGFIFISSVIDDDENAPSTRSGLHNLYKEATNSSRLLVVSRIANQKVLPWLVSSTGAIRCFDTVSLSQKLSLHRHAKVPITIHVLLWDRSLAVPSGANGSRAATPSVMQLPPEVQLSCRPDENQIELLPPEVPSDSSRVVGDHGPEITL from the exons ATGGTAAGTGAACTATTTAGAACTCGGCTTCAAGATGGATATGTTTCATATCGGTGGGAGAGGAGGATGCAGGAGTTTCTATCAGTTCCCTTTTCCAGCTGCTTTCTTTCCATACTCCTCCTTCCTAAAGCTTCAGATGAATGTGCTTCTCACTACAATGACTTGGAAGACACGCTTGCTAGGGCAAATGCATGGATCAATTCATCTCAGGCCTCTGGAGTTCCAATAGTCTTCATGAACGTGCAGACTGAGTCACTGCTTACAAAG ATCTCTGGAAAAACAGCTTCTTCCACAGTGAATGCAGGGTCCTTATCTGATTTGTCTAATCTTGCAAATGTAAGCCTATATGGTTTTGAGGATTACCACGGGGTAGACATTGGTGTTGTTAGAGCAGTTCGTCTCTGGTATGCTCCTCTTGGAGAAGAGTTTGCAATTGAAATCAAGCTAAGAGAAGACGACACAAAGCTTGGATTCGCTATTAGCCGTACAGAAGAG GGATTTATTTTCATCTCATCAGttattgatgatgatgaaaatGCACCTTCGACCCGGTCAGGGCTACACAATTTGTATAAAGAAGCTACAAACTCATCTAGGCTGCTGGTGGTCTCAAGAATTGCCAATCAGAAGGTCCTACCATGGTTAGTTTCGTCAACGGGAGCAATTCGATGCTTTGACACTGTTTCACTCAGCCAGAAGCTCTCATTGCACCGGCATGCCAAGGTTCCAATTACCATTCATGTGTTGTTGTGGGATAGATCATTGGCTGTACCAAGTGGTGCCAACGGGTCTAGAGCTGCTACCCCTTCTGTTATGCAATTACCACCTGAAGTTCAATTGTCATGCCGTCCTGATGAGAATCAAATAGAGCTTCTGCCACCTGAAGTTCCTAGTGATAGTAGTAGAGTTGTTGGTGATCATGGACCAGAAATAACGCTT